The following are encoded in a window of Gemmatimonadota bacterium genomic DNA:
- a CDS encoding Lrp/AsnC ligand binding domain-containing protein produces MITTIVLVKAEPRLIPQCARKLAGIEGVAEVYSVSGEWDLVVMVKVPQYEDIARIVTEEFPDVPGLVRTTTLTAFRAYSKADLEQAWDIGVT; encoded by the coding sequence ATGATTACCACCATCGTGCTTGTGAAAGCGGAGCCGCGGCTCATCCCGCAATGCGCGCGCAAGCTGGCGGGCATTGAGGGCGTGGCAGAGGTCTATTCGGTGAGTGGCGAATGGGATCTCGTCGTAATGGTGAAGGTGCCACAGTATGAAGACATCGCGCGCATCGTCACCGAGGAGTTTCCTGACGTGCCCGGGCTCGTGCGCACCACCACGCTCACCGCGTTCCGCGCGTACTCCAAGGCGGATCTCGAGCAGGCGTGGGACATCGGGGTCACCTGA
- a CDS encoding SMC family ATPase, whose amino-acid sequence MKLNRLRLTNFRQHADTDIGFETGLTGIIGPNGVGKSTILEAVAWALYGGDTARGGKESIRFTGAPPRAQVKVELDFELAGHRYVVVRGLTMAEVYLDGADQPIANSATAVGDLLQRRLGMTRAEFFNTYFTGQKELTVMASKSPSERAHFLSRVLGYEKLRTAQELAELRRRELRAEISGMMTGMPDAALVNAEILLADARLREASARLAESESLRAVLQLQLDGFAPRWLDAQRQRDELQILDADLRVLDMELGAQQRNAERVLVEFRQIAAAREALLPLTAQLVPFHDVGVELNKLRELAIHDGRRQEQVKQERELQAEVGALRDQRDRVQTAPVHEEQITLELEAKRRAVEAAQGALEVRRTEWVRDRQEAETRRNALRTQYSELKEQRDKLVNLGDAGMCPTCQRPLGDHYRQVLDLLDGQIETVSADGSYFRSRLEQLDLMPEDVAALDEERRKLQADVVALERKLERVKLAVGQLAHFSRDLSAKEQRAASLTAELASIPGGYDFARHKQIEKQFEELAAVSTQTNRLNMQVEREPTMRREQESAARELVALTAKRDTVLQRRTVLAVTEEEYGSLRDQHAALIEQLQTATLSAMAHQTEAALARAALDRSLRQREDLARVEQQLERLERDKRMHDELHRAYGDLRTDLNFAMRPELSELASAFLTELTDARYTELELDDKYRIVVLEDGVPKPVISGGEEDLANLVLRLAISQMIAERAGQAFSLLVLDEIFGSLDETRRHNVVELLRGLQDRFEQVILITHIEGVRDGLDQVIEVGLDERTGAAVVRRGAATEAPALTLMASDGGA is encoded by the coding sequence GTGAAACTCAACCGCCTCCGCCTCACGAACTTCCGTCAACACGCCGACACCGACATCGGCTTTGAGACGGGGCTCACGGGAATCATCGGGCCCAACGGTGTGGGCAAGTCGACGATTCTCGAGGCGGTGGCGTGGGCGCTGTACGGCGGTGACACGGCGCGCGGCGGCAAGGAATCCATTCGCTTCACGGGCGCTCCGCCGCGCGCACAGGTCAAAGTCGAGCTCGACTTTGAGTTAGCCGGACATCGCTACGTGGTGGTGCGCGGCCTGACGATGGCCGAGGTATACCTCGACGGTGCCGACCAACCGATTGCGAACTCCGCAACGGCCGTTGGCGATCTCTTGCAACGCCGCCTCGGGATGACGCGCGCGGAGTTCTTCAATACGTACTTCACGGGGCAGAAAGAGCTCACCGTGATGGCGTCCAAATCCCCAAGCGAGCGTGCGCACTTTCTGTCGCGCGTCCTCGGCTACGAAAAACTGCGGACGGCGCAAGAACTCGCCGAGCTACGGCGGCGCGAGCTTCGCGCCGAGATTTCGGGGATGATGACCGGCATGCCGGACGCTGCGTTGGTGAACGCCGAGATTCTCTTGGCGGACGCCCGGTTGCGCGAGGCGTCGGCGCGGCTGGCGGAGTCCGAGTCGTTGCGCGCGGTGCTGCAGTTGCAGCTCGATGGATTCGCCCCACGCTGGCTCGACGCGCAACGCCAGCGTGACGAACTGCAGATTCTCGACGCCGATCTCCGCGTGCTCGACATGGAACTGGGCGCGCAGCAGCGCAATGCGGAGCGCGTGCTCGTGGAGTTTCGGCAGATCGCCGCCGCGCGTGAAGCATTGTTGCCGCTGACCGCGCAGTTGGTGCCCTTTCACGACGTGGGTGTGGAGCTCAACAAGCTCCGCGAACTGGCGATACACGACGGACGACGGCAGGAGCAGGTGAAGCAGGAGCGGGAGTTGCAGGCGGAAGTGGGGGCGCTGCGCGACCAGCGCGACCGCGTGCAGACGGCGCCCGTCCACGAAGAGCAGATCACGCTCGAGCTCGAAGCCAAGCGGCGCGCCGTGGAGGCCGCACAGGGTGCGCTCGAGGTGCGACGCACGGAGTGGGTGCGCGACCGGCAAGAAGCCGAGACGCGGCGCAACGCGTTGCGCACGCAATATTCGGAGCTCAAGGAGCAACGCGACAAGCTCGTGAATCTTGGTGATGCCGGTATGTGCCCGACCTGCCAGCGACCGCTGGGCGACCATTATCGGCAAGTGCTCGACTTGCTCGACGGTCAGATCGAGACCGTGTCGGCCGACGGCTCGTACTTCCGTTCGCGCCTTGAGCAACTCGACCTGATGCCTGAGGATGTGGCGGCGCTGGACGAAGAGCGGCGCAAGCTACAGGCCGATGTTGTGGCGCTCGAGCGAAAGCTGGAGCGGGTGAAGCTGGCTGTGGGACAGCTGGCGCATTTCAGCCGTGATCTCTCGGCCAAAGAGCAGCGCGCCGCATCACTCACGGCCGAGCTGGCCAGTATTCCCGGCGGCTACGATTTCGCCCGGCACAAGCAGATCGAGAAGCAGTTTGAGGAGTTGGCGGCGGTGAGTACGCAGACCAACCGGCTCAACATGCAGGTGGAGCGCGAGCCCACGATGCGGCGCGAGCAAGAGAGTGCCGCGCGAGAACTCGTCGCGCTCACTGCCAAGCGTGACACGGTGTTGCAGCGGCGCACGGTGCTCGCGGTCACGGAAGAAGAATATGGGTCGCTCCGCGATCAGCATGCGGCGCTCATTGAGCAGTTACAGACGGCCACCCTGAGCGCGATGGCGCACCAGACGGAGGCCGCACTCGCCCGTGCGGCGCTCGACCGTTCGCTGCGGCAGCGTGAGGATCTCGCTCGCGTGGAGCAACAACTCGAGCGGCTCGAGCGCGACAAGCGGATGCATGACGAACTGCACCGCGCGTACGGCGACCTGCGCACCGACCTCAATTTTGCTATGCGACCGGAACTCTCGGAGCTGGCAAGTGCGTTTCTCACCGAACTCACCGATGCGCGGTACACGGAACTCGAGCTCGACGACAAGTATCGCATTGTCGTCCTCGAGGATGGCGTGCCGAAGCCCGTGATTTCCGGCGGCGAGGAAGATCTCGCGAATCTCGTGCTCCGCCTCGCGATTTCGCAGATGATTGCGGAACGGGCGGGGCAGGCGTTCTCGCTACTGGTGCTCGATGAAATTTTTGGATCGTTGGACGAGACGCGCCGCCACAATGTGGTGGAGCTGCTACGCGGGCTGCAGGACCGGTTTGAGCAGGTGATTTTAATTACGCACATCGAAGGGGTGCGGGACGGGCTCGATCAGGTGATCGAAGTCGGGCTCGACGAACGGACCGGTGCGGCCGTTGTGCGGCGCGGCGCGGCGACCGAAGCGCCGGCGTTGACGCTCATGGCATCGGACGGCGGCGCGTGA
- a CDS encoding ATP-binding protein: MNTVLGRIVATERRPNTPHEFHFWTALDSPVGIGTIVRVEGEQPVNGALPRTYGVVTEGFAYTDLETPLHDVLGHDGSPSSAGAAPTRRTEVRLYSAAVLRHIPEEPLQPVGSGTVHLATDNDVAVALRMDGYLKEGENTGIPVGMYRAGGTQSPVFLDADFLLGPEAAHLNISGVSGLATKTSAVEWLLSSIFAHFPEKKGRVAAVCFNVKGPDLCFLDQPATRLDESDRALYDAMGVPAEPFQHVEYFAPYSARGYALNTLRSNEALAHNVRPLSWGLREVLQYAEVLLNKDDIDAKADALIDFIKERVVDQPFAADGVLSVEHRVQSFTDLEGWFRDLLRGMEAKNHESWRTHHVATIRKVRNRLTNISTRCRGLVTDDGTVSDLPFGAFRDRGVYVVDVANLEEDAQDLIFARVVSQLREHLEKRTLGVEHVIVFVDELNKYAPSDGPETYVRAMLLDIAERGRYLGLVLFAAQQFRSQVHRRVVGNCGTALFGRMDADELATPGYATLSPATRTKLSTLEKGQLMVRHPHFAQPVFVRFPRPAVLSGREGVERFPQAEEPTLESAITRSLRALDASVTLEWVKETIALAEEDEVLRARNRTLQARPEDPKSYFRAQLKRRVAGERVPPAAPRPALRTNPGDDPYGF; this comes from the coding sequence ATGAACACCGTCCTTGGCCGCATCGTCGCCACTGAGCGACGCCCGAATACTCCGCACGAGTTCCACTTCTGGACCGCCCTCGACTCGCCCGTGGGGATCGGCACCATTGTGCGCGTGGAAGGGGAGCAGCCGGTGAATGGCGCGCTCCCGCGGACGTATGGTGTGGTCACCGAAGGGTTCGCCTACACCGATCTCGAAACACCACTGCACGACGTCCTTGGGCACGACGGCTCGCCGTCGTCCGCTGGCGCTGCGCCCACTCGGCGCACGGAAGTCCGGCTCTACTCCGCGGCGGTGTTGCGACACATCCCCGAAGAGCCGCTCCAGCCGGTGGGAAGCGGCACCGTGCATCTGGCTACGGACAATGACGTCGCCGTCGCGTTGCGCATGGACGGGTACCTCAAGGAAGGCGAAAACACGGGGATCCCCGTGGGGATGTACCGCGCGGGGGGGACGCAGTCACCGGTATTTCTCGACGCCGATTTTTTGTTGGGGCCCGAAGCGGCGCACCTCAACATCAGTGGTGTGTCCGGACTGGCGACGAAAACGAGCGCTGTGGAATGGTTGCTCTCGTCGATCTTCGCGCACTTTCCCGAAAAGAAAGGACGCGTGGCGGCCGTCTGTTTCAACGTGAAGGGGCCGGACCTTTGCTTTCTCGACCAGCCCGCCACGCGACTCGACGAGTCTGACCGCGCCCTCTATGACGCGATGGGTGTGCCGGCAGAACCGTTCCAGCACGTTGAATACTTTGCGCCCTATTCAGCGCGCGGCTACGCGCTCAACACCCTGCGTTCCAACGAAGCGCTTGCGCACAATGTGCGTCCGCTGAGCTGGGGGCTTCGCGAAGTGTTGCAGTACGCCGAAGTGTTGCTCAACAAGGACGACATCGACGCCAAAGCCGACGCACTGATCGACTTCATCAAGGAGCGCGTGGTTGATCAGCCCTTTGCTGCCGACGGCGTGCTTTCGGTGGAACACCGTGTGCAGTCGTTCACGGATCTGGAAGGCTGGTTCCGCGATTTGCTGCGCGGTATGGAAGCCAAGAATCACGAATCGTGGCGCACGCACCACGTGGCCACGATTCGCAAAGTGCGAAACCGCCTCACGAATATTTCCACGCGGTGCCGCGGGCTCGTGACCGACGACGGCACGGTGAGCGACCTCCCCTTTGGTGCGTTCCGCGACCGCGGTGTGTACGTGGTGGATGTGGCCAATCTTGAGGAAGACGCGCAGGATTTGATTTTTGCGCGCGTGGTGTCGCAGCTGCGCGAGCATCTCGAAAAGCGCACACTCGGCGTGGAGCACGTGATCGTCTTTGTAGACGAGCTCAATAAGTACGCGCCGAGCGACGGGCCTGAGACCTATGTGCGGGCGATGCTGTTGGATATTGCCGAACGGGGGCGCTACCTCGGGCTCGTATTGTTTGCCGCGCAGCAGTTCCGGTCGCAGGTGCACCGTCGTGTGGTGGGGAACTGTGGCACCGCACTCTTTGGCCGCATGGACGCCGACGAGTTGGCGACGCCCGGCTACGCGACGCTGTCGCCCGCCACGCGCACCAAGCTCTCGACGCTCGAAAAAGGCCAGTTGATGGTGCGTCACCCGCACTTCGCGCAGCCGGTGTTCGTGCGCTTTCCGCGCCCCGCCGTGTTGTCTGGGCGCGAGGGGGTTGAACGGTTCCCGCAGGCCGAGGAACCCACGTTAGAGTCGGCCATTACGCGATCGCTCCGCGCCCTTGATGCCAGCGTGACGCTGGAGTGGGTCAAGGAGACGATCGCGCTGGCCGAAGAGGACGAAGTGCTGCGCGCCCGCAATCGCACGCTCCAGGCGCGCCCAGAGGACCCCAAGAGCTATTTCCGTGCCCAGCTCAAGCGGCGGGTGGCAGGGGAGCGGGTGCCCCCCGCCGCACCGCGGCCGGCCCTCCGGACCAACCCTGGGGACGACCCCTACGGGTTCTAG
- a CDS encoding DUF5670 family protein, whose amino-acid sequence MDLGLVAAVAMLVVWAAGTFFFDAPGWIHALLTVGVFLIVQRVVALSSAPAKGGKIGKHGKGK is encoded by the coding sequence ATGGATCTCGGACTTGTTGCGGCAGTGGCGATGCTCGTGGTATGGGCGGCCGGCACCTTCTTTTTTGACGCACCGGGCTGGATTCATGCGCTCCTAACGGTCGGCGTGTTCCTGATTGTGCAGCGCGTGGTGGCGCTCTCCTCCGCGCCGGCCAAAGGCGGAAAGATCGGGAAGCACGGCAAGGGCAAATAG
- a CDS encoding 6-carboxytetrahydropterin synthase, translating into MPLLTVTRRLTFNAAHRVHNPALSDAENTRIFGKCNHPNWHGHNYVLEVSVTGEPDSATGYVIDLGLVKRIVESEFVQHVDHKNLNLDVPFLSGTNPTSENIILACWRVLEPALRPGRLSRLRLWETENNYVEYEGQ; encoded by the coding sequence ATGCCTCTCCTCACCGTCACCCGCCGTCTCACCTTCAACGCCGCCCACCGGGTCCACAACCCGGCCCTGAGCGACGCCGAAAACACACGCATCTTCGGCAAGTGCAACCACCCGAACTGGCATGGGCACAACTACGTCCTCGAAGTCTCAGTCACGGGGGAGCCAGACTCGGCCACGGGGTACGTGATTGACCTTGGACTCGTCAAACGCATTGTCGAGTCCGAATTTGTCCAGCACGTCGACCACAAGAACCTCAATCTCGACGTGCCGTTCCTGTCGGGAACAAATCCCACGAGCGAGAACATTATTCTTGCGTGCTGGCGCGTGCTCGAACCTGCGCTGCGCCCGGGCCGCCTCTCGCGGCTCCGTCTCTGGGAAACGGAGAACAACTATGTCGAATATGAAGGGCAGTGA
- a CDS encoding DNA repair exonuclease, with protein sequence MRLVHLSDLHLGFRQFQRTTPAGINQREADVALSFTRAIDRVIELRPELVLIGGDVFHTVRPTNPAILHAFAQFSRLMRELPDAIVVMVAGNHDMPRSSETTCILRLFAPLGIHVVDSEPRRLRFPEHGLSILAVPDMPPGSVALEPDPDATTNVLVLHGEVAGAIPQHLEHTDRASLQIPAADVSSPGWNYVALGHYHVYKRVGPNAYYSGALDYTSSNPWGEIEEEREQKLPGKGMIERDLVTGKQTFHPLTVARPLVDLTPIAGRGMSAPDLDAAIAAAVDKAPGGIDGKVVRLVARDVPRHVLREVDHKALRDLQRRALHFHLDTRRPEMVRPATSGAPGRRASLADTLRESLRSRTLTSDIDRDALVELGLHYLREAESMGAIRDSAAAAEDA encoded by the coding sequence GTGCGACTGGTTCACCTCTCAGACCTGCATCTCGGCTTCCGCCAGTTCCAGCGAACGACGCCCGCCGGCATCAATCAGCGCGAGGCCGACGTTGCGCTCTCGTTCACGCGGGCGATCGATCGCGTCATTGAACTGCGACCGGAGCTCGTGCTGATTGGCGGCGACGTCTTTCACACCGTCCGCCCCACCAATCCCGCCATTCTGCATGCATTCGCGCAGTTCTCGCGATTGATGCGCGAGTTGCCCGACGCGATCGTCGTGATGGTGGCGGGCAATCACGATATGCCACGCTCGAGCGAGACCACGTGCATTCTCCGGCTCTTTGCGCCGCTCGGGATTCATGTGGTGGACAGCGAGCCGCGTCGCCTACGCTTTCCGGAGCATGGGCTCTCGATTCTCGCGGTGCCCGACATGCCGCCAGGGAGCGTCGCGCTCGAGCCTGATCCTGACGCGACGACGAATGTGTTGGTGCTGCACGGCGAAGTGGCCGGCGCCATTCCACAACATCTGGAGCATACCGATCGCGCGTCGCTCCAAATCCCTGCGGCCGATGTGTCGTCGCCGGGGTGGAACTACGTCGCGCTCGGGCATTATCACGTCTACAAGCGGGTGGGGCCGAACGCGTACTACAGCGGCGCGCTCGACTACACCAGTTCCAATCCGTGGGGCGAAATCGAGGAAGAGCGCGAGCAGAAGCTTCCCGGCAAGGGGATGATCGAGCGTGATCTCGTCACCGGGAAGCAGACGTTCCACCCGCTGACAGTGGCGCGCCCCTTGGTCGATCTCACGCCGATTGCTGGGCGTGGCATGTCGGCGCCGGATCTCGACGCGGCCATCGCGGCCGCCGTCGACAAGGCGCCTGGTGGCATCGACGGCAAGGTGGTGCGCCTCGTCGCACGTGACGTGCCCCGCCACGTGTTGCGCGAAGTCGACCACAAGGCGTTGCGCGATCTGCAACGCCGTGCGCTGCATTTTCATCTCGATACGCGCCGTCCGGAGATGGTCCGCCCCGCGACGAGCGGCGCACCGGGCCGGCGTGCCTCGCTCGCGGACACACTGCGCGAATCGCTGCGCAGTCGCACGCTGACGTCCGACATCGATCGTGACGCGCTGGTGGAGCTCGGGCTCCACTACCTGCGCGAGGCCGAGTCCATGGGCGCGATCCGCGACTCCGCAGCGGCGGCGGAAGACGCGTGA
- a CDS encoding GNAT family N-acetyltransferase, whose product MFSRDAHPVPRAMQGPFPIEARDVGPLNILFSDAFTDRYRRDGLVGVRVPPLNPLIWRYAIEDAGTGAMCWRDVNGDMAAFNIAHTSGVEGWMGPLAVRDDLQGDGNGKTIVLAGVRHLQQQRCTVIGLETMPRTMDNIGFYATLGFVPGALTTTLTVEAAAELAPVLLLSSLGAASHDSMLRECAALAGSICGGYDFTREIELTESLRLGDTLLVLEGDVLVGFALCHWAPLVEGRSRDELRVLKLVARSELLLDRLVPQLATLAQRASTARAAVRVQGAYRGVFRRFMAMGARVRWTDLRMALADFEERPPANGGVVLSNWEI is encoded by the coding sequence ATGTTCAGTCGCGATGCGCACCCCGTGCCGCGGGCCATGCAGGGGCCGTTCCCGATTGAAGCGCGCGATGTGGGGCCGCTCAATATCCTGTTCAGCGATGCGTTTACCGATCGCTATCGCCGCGACGGACTCGTTGGCGTGCGCGTTCCGCCACTCAATCCATTGATCTGGCGCTACGCTATTGAGGACGCTGGCACTGGCGCTATGTGCTGGCGCGATGTCAACGGTGATATGGCGGCGTTCAATATTGCGCACACCTCGGGCGTCGAAGGGTGGATGGGTCCCCTCGCGGTCCGCGACGACCTGCAGGGCGATGGCAACGGCAAGACGATTGTGCTCGCCGGTGTTCGTCATCTCCAGCAACAGCGATGCACGGTGATTGGACTCGAGACGATGCCGCGCACCATGGACAATATCGGCTTCTACGCGACGCTCGGCTTTGTGCCCGGTGCCCTGACGACAACGCTCACCGTCGAAGCCGCCGCGGAGCTGGCGCCCGTGTTGCTCCTGAGCAGCCTTGGCGCGGCGAGCCACGATTCCATGTTGCGGGAATGTGCCGCGCTGGCTGGGTCGATCTGCGGCGGCTACGACTTTACGCGCGAAATCGAACTCACCGAATCACTCCGCCTTGGCGACACGCTCTTGGTGCTTGAGGGTGACGTGCTCGTGGGGTTTGCGCTCTGCCATTGGGCGCCACTCGTCGAGGGGCGCTCACGAGACGAGTTGCGCGTGTTGAAGCTGGTGGCGCGCAGTGAGCTACTCCTCGACCGCCTGGTGCCTCAGCTGGCCACGCTCGCGCAGCGGGCGTCGACGGCGCGCGCCGCGGTGCGTGTGCAGGGTGCATACCGCGGGGTGTTTCGCCGCTTTATGGCGATGGGTGCGCGGGTGCGCTGGACCGACCTGCGCATGGCCCTCGCGGACTTTGAAGAGCGTCCGCCAGCAAACGGCGGCGTGGTGCTCTCGAACTGGGAAATCTGA